In a genomic window of Sulfuriferula nivalis:
- a CDS encoding Fic family protein — protein sequence MELYDDPAQMEPLVIDSSRPAYDALIGLAHELSEASACLDAALAPATAKSLSELVSGMNCYYSNLIEGHHTLPIDIEKALFEVKEQVAQQDLQNLAVAHIEADRWAKSQSLNKSSLLPFILEVHQRFCERLPKEMLKLKDGSYMDPGIFRERDVSVGIHVAPRADMLNRFLERFTEVYGLRLEWSKKGGISKLDGILTTFAAHHRIVWIHPFLDGNGRVARITIDAMLRECGVNCACLWSISRGFAKTAEEYKAKLAGADQPRMGDLDGRGNLSEKRLAEFCEYAMQTAIDQAKFMARMFALDNFRFRAEHFFQKVRFDLKPESAYLFIHAFATGEFERMEASRLTGLPERTARDVLNALVIEGFLVSDTPRGKVRVGFPMHALGSLLPNLYPAGDLDVDPQALRQLIKADKADKASAAARNVLVHNMKIK from the coding sequence ATGGAACTATACGACGACCCAGCTCAGATGGAACCGCTAGTTATCGATAGCTCTCGACCTGCCTACGATGCGCTAATCGGGCTTGCTCACGAGCTGTCAGAAGCTTCTGCCTGCTTGGATGCTGCACTCGCTCCAGCGACCGCGAAAAGTCTCTCTGAGCTTGTCTCGGGGATGAACTGTTACTACTCGAACTTGATCGAGGGTCATCACACCCTACCAATTGATATCGAGAAAGCACTGTTCGAAGTAAAGGAGCAGGTAGCACAACAGGACTTGCAGAATCTTGCAGTTGCTCACATCGAGGCTGATCGATGGGCAAAATCACAGTCGCTCAACAAAAGCTCTCTACTACCCTTTATCCTCGAAGTTCACCAACGCTTCTGCGAGCGCTTGCCGAAGGAAATGCTGAAGCTCAAGGACGGGAGCTACATGGATCCTGGAATATTCCGTGAGAGAGATGTCAGTGTAGGCATACATGTAGCACCAAGAGCAGACATGCTTAATCGCTTCTTGGAACGCTTCACAGAGGTTTACGGTCTCCGCCTCGAATGGTCAAAAAAAGGAGGAATAAGCAAATTAGACGGCATTCTTACAACTTTCGCAGCCCATCATCGAATTGTGTGGATTCACCCTTTTCTTGACGGAAACGGTCGCGTTGCGCGGATCACCATCGACGCAATGCTCCGAGAATGTGGCGTAAATTGCGCATGTCTGTGGTCGATATCCAGAGGGTTCGCGAAAACAGCGGAAGAATACAAGGCGAAACTGGCTGGAGCCGACCAGCCTAGAATGGGCGATCTTGATGGACGTGGAAACCTGTCCGAAAAACGGCTGGCAGAGTTTTGTGAGTACGCCATGCAAACAGCCATTGATCAGGCAAAATTCATGGCTCGGATGTTCGCACTCGACAACTTCAGGTTCAGAGCCGAACATTTTTTCCAGAAAGTGCGGTTCGACCTCAAACCTGAGTCTGCATACCTCTTCATCCATGCCTTCGCTACTGGAGAGTTTGAGCGCATGGAGGCAAGCCGTCTCACCGGCCTTCCAGAAAGGACAGCGAGAGACGTGCTTAACGCGCTCGTCATCGAAGGATTTCTTGTCTCAGATACTCCGCGAGGAAAGGTTCGAGTCGGATTTCCTATGCATGCTCTCGGGTCTCTATTGCCTAACCTCTATCCAGCAGGTGATCTTGACGTGGATCCACAAGCGCTAAGACAGCTTATCAAAGCAGACAAAGCAGACAAAGCCAGTGCTGCTGCGAGAAATGTGCTTGTTCACAATATGAAGATTAAGTAG